A single genomic interval of Spinacia oleracea cultivar Varoflay chromosome 6, BTI_SOV_V1, whole genome shotgun sequence harbors:
- the LOC110804768 gene encoding dehydration-responsive element-binding protein 2E-like: MDSQLSERAYMNARRRRNGYNSVAEILAKWKIQNQQYGSTIEERKKNTQKGPARGSRKGCMPGKGGPENLGCTFRGVRQRTWGKWVAEIREPISSSATGYGNTTQSKRSRRLWLGTFSTAIEAALAYDEAAKVMYGPSAILNFPSQQNVEHEDQALCGSNMQSTTASESTEGSENYKGFNEELKSPCASQVVDVGGSKEEFGMGSVNSNGGSYLNLGFDYTHDWVMEPLDGFGGVNFGLKQEDDYEFDQNGLFYSDSSDSMANYKLQQPLSGPLGIDFITSSDFVRSNTNLDGLH, encoded by the exons ATGGACTCTCAACTTTCTGAAAG GGCATATATGAATGCACGAAGGCGACGAAACGGGTACAACTCTGTAGCAGAGATTCTAGCAAAATGGAAAATCCAAAATCAACAATATGGTTCAACTATTGAAGAACGGAAGAAGAACACCCAAAAGGGTCCAGCAAGAGGATCAAGAAAAGGGTGTATGCCGGGAAAAGGCGGTCCTGAAAACTTAGGTTGCACATTCAGAGGAGTTAGACAAAGAACTTGGGGTAAATGGGTTGCTGAGATTCGCGAACCTATCAGCAGTTCAGCTACAGGTTATGGTAATACTACACAAAGCAAACGAAGCAGAAGGCTATGGCTTGGTACTTTCTCTACCGCCATAGAAGCTGCCTTAGCTTACGATGAAGCAGCCAAGGTTATGTATGGCCCATCAGCAATCCTAAACTTCCCTAGTCAACAGAATGTAGAACATGAAGATCAAGCTTTATGTGGTTCAAACATGCAATCTACTACAGCTTCTGAATCTACTGAAGGGTCTGAGAATTACAAGGGATTCAACGAAGAACTGAAGTCGCCGTGCGCATCCCAAGTGGTGGATGTTGGTGGTTCTAAAGAAGAGTTTGGTATGGGATCAGTGAATTCGAATGGCGGGAGTTACTTGAATTTAGGGTTTGATTACACTCATGATTGGGTAATGGAACCATTAGATGGTTTTGGGGGTGTTAATTTTGGTCTAAAACAAGAAGATGATTATGAGTTTGATCAGAATGGTTTATTTTACAGTGATTCTTCTGATTCAATGGCAAATTACAAGTTACAGCAGCCTTTGAGTGGACCTTTAGGGATTGATTTTATCACTTCTTCGGATTTTGTAAGGTCTAACACCAATCTTGACGGTCTACATTAG
- the LOC110804770 gene encoding uncharacterized protein produces MAPISPSGGENKSAPPSNLTSLSLSSPPSSSAMEDLPLLKVSISGPTLSSLINRFASASSNTEGLLFGKFSLHTPSLTDDDSPSPSPHPSSLIATVTGFISSGNSPGDLDSLLRRNHHRHVIGWFSGRRRSPLRPSLHEFAVSQSLSSADSPRIFLLLTTPFHDSQSLIHTHEYRVYHFVKSGNCFEATPLDVVNIGPAFRGQYSAFSPNSELPCLPYEFQGGSPMKEDEKERENMNLREMKRVAKDQKDLEAYAAGYELGSLSRLVGSDAVSYVGGVEELYEKMLAKLDCLANQVEGSSSKVLEMEIHNMKLRHRVAGLE; encoded by the exons ATGGCCCCAATTTCACCATCCGGCGGAGAAAACAAAAGTGCCCCACCTTCCAACCtcacctctctttctctctcttctccccCTTCCTCATCCGCCATGGAAGACCTTCCATTACTCAAGGTCTCAATCTCAGGTCCAACCCTCTCTTCTCTCATCAACCGCTTCGCCTCCGCCTCATCAAACACCGAAGGCCTCCTCTTCGGCAAATTCTCTCTCCATACTCCATCTCTCACCGATGACGACTCTCCTTCCCCTTCTCCCCATCCCTCCTCCCTCATCGCCACCGTCACTGGATTCATCTCGTCTGGAAACTCCCCTGGTGACCTCGATTCTCTCCTCCGCCGTAACCATCACCGCCACGTCATCGGATGGTTCTCAGGTCGCCGGAGATCGCCTCTACGTCCTTCCCTTCATGAATTTGCTGTCTCTCAGTCTCTCTCCTCCGCTGATTCTCCTCGCATCTTCCTCCTCCTAACGACTCCGTTTCACGATTCCCAATCCCTAATTCACACTCACGAGTATAGGGTTTACCACTTCGTGAAGTCGGGAAATTGTTTCGAAGCGACGCCGTTAGATGTGGTCAACATTGGTCCGGCGTTTCGAGGGCAGTACAGCGCATTTTCGCCGAACTCGGAGCTCCCCTGCTTGCCGTATGAGTTTCAGGGCGGGTCTCCCATGAAGGAGGacgagaaggagagagaaaatatgaatTTGAGGGAGATGAAGAGGGTTGCTAAGGATCAGAAGGATTTGGAGGCTTACGCCGCCGGGTACGAGCTAGGGAGCTTGAGTAGGTTGGTCGGGTCAGACGCTGTGAGTTATGTTGGTGGAGTTGAAGAGTTGTATGAGAAGATGCTTGCTAAGCTTGATTGCTTGGCTAATCAAGTTGAGGGCTCTTCCTCTAAAGTTCTTGAGATG GAAATACACAACATGAAGTTGAGGCACAGAGTTGCTGGGCTTGAATGA